The following proteins are encoded in a genomic region of Mahella australiensis 50-1 BON:
- a CDS encoding GNAT family N-acetyltransferase, which translates to MNSEICIINYDKRYINDVREIFNKTAFMGEDIDNFFSNRIFMAYVATLYYLRYEPESTFLAYDKSHGRIAGYIMGCANTRRYHLIMNTIGIPLSVTSFFSSGTIFQPACMAYLARLVISALLREAYPSVPLDRYPAHLHINVLEEYRSSGIGSRMMSRYIDYLHERRVLGVHLHTSSWNEAAIGLYKKFGFNEIGKKESHLYDYITPRPFYLITMAKEL; encoded by the coding sequence ATGAACAGTGAAATATGCATTATAAACTATGATAAGCGTTATATTAACGATGTGCGGGAAATATTCAATAAGACGGCTTTTATGGGAGAGGACATAGATAACTTTTTTTCTAACAGGATTTTTATGGCTTATGTTGCTACCCTATACTATCTGCGTTATGAACCGGAATCGACGTTTCTGGCTTATGATAAAAGCCATGGACGCATAGCAGGATACATTATGGGTTGCGCAAATACACGAAGGTATCATTTGATCATGAACACTATAGGCATACCGTTATCGGTGACATCGTTTTTCTCCTCCGGCACAATATTTCAGCCTGCCTGCATGGCATATTTAGCAAGACTGGTTATATCCGCGTTGCTCAGAGAAGCGTATCCGTCGGTACCGCTTGACCGTTATCCGGCTCACTTGCATATAAACGTTTTGGAAGAATACCGTTCCTCGGGCATAGGCAGCCGCATGATGTCAAGATATATCGATTATTTGCATGAAAGGCGTGTACTGGGCGTGCATCTTCATACCTCGTCATGGAATGAAGCGGCCATAGGACTGTATAAAAAATTCGGCTTTAATGAAATCGGCAAGAAAGAAAGTCATCTTTACGATTATATAACCCCCCGTCCATTTTATCTTATAACCATGGCTAAGGAACTTTAA
- a CDS encoding PIG-L deacetylase family protein, whose translation MTSCSHGKQPDYTSIAISKGKRILVIAPHPDDETLGVGGTIYQAVKNSDDVKVVIVTSGDSFTRAAEILTKHPIPGIKDYIRLGYIRHSESRKALESLGVKPDNIIFLGYADTSLRFLWDSFWDKPHVSGDIRSAYSPYDDIYQLKVPYMGQALETQLANIIEQYKPTDIYYPSTMDAHPDHWAAGAFTEYAAYVSNYTGELHAYLIHHKLWPSLWAMNKNAPEMPPADIKNIGGFKWEEDKLSDDAIDAKLQAVKKYKTQIDVMAPFMYGFIRNSESFMQPQVSVIPELTAVFDVPGQITQNKFMLIKNIGDNEFKRIEEPSANIVQLNSASANNTLYIALKLHSKPEASLSYEMHIRLLYPMSVKRIDLLYKKGKWQYENKAGNSIVINDINGNVYDKVWLCCNLPISTPRYLYINADISKGDKMIDHLPLYMFKLQAQ comes from the coding sequence TTGACATCGTGTTCACACGGCAAACAGCCAGATTATACGTCCATCGCTATCAGTAAAGGTAAAAGAATACTGGTCATAGCGCCGCATCCTGATGATGAAACCCTTGGAGTTGGCGGGACGATATATCAAGCTGTAAAAAACAGCGATGATGTTAAAGTGGTTATAGTAACCAGCGGCGATAGCTTTACCAGAGCAGCTGAGATATTGACCAAACACCCCATTCCCGGTATAAAAGACTACATCCGGCTGGGCTATATCAGGCATTCCGAAAGTCGCAAAGCGCTGGAAAGCCTTGGCGTAAAGCCCGATAATATCATATTCTTGGGTTATGCGGACACGAGCTTGAGATTTCTGTGGGACAGCTTTTGGGACAAGCCGCACGTAAGCGGAGATATAAGGAGTGCTTATTCGCCTTATGACGATATATACCAGCTTAAGGTACCCTATATGGGTCAGGCGCTGGAAACTCAGTTGGCAAATATAATAGAACAGTATAAACCGACAGACATATACTATCCGAGTACAATGGACGCTCACCCCGATCATTGGGCTGCAGGGGCTTTTACGGAATATGCGGCGTATGTCTCGAACTACACCGGGGAATTGCATGCATACCTTATACATCATAAGTTATGGCCTTCGTTGTGGGCGATGAACAAAAATGCTCCAGAAATGCCTCCTGCTGATATTAAAAACATCGGCGGTTTTAAATGGGAAGAAGATAAGCTATCGGATGATGCAATAGATGCCAAACTTCAAGCTGTTAAAAAATATAAGACGCAGATAGATGTTATGGCACCGTTTATGTACGGATTTATAAGGAACAGCGAGAGTTTCATGCAGCCTCAAGTAAGCGTTATCCCTGAATTAACTGCTGTCTTCGATGTTCCCGGACAAATAACCCAAAATAAGTTTATGCTTATAAAGAATATAGGCGATAATGAATTCAAACGGATTGAAGAACCGTCTGCTAACATAGTCCAGCTAAACAGCGCGTCAGCGAATAATACACTTTATATAGCGCTTAAGCTGCATTCCAAACCGGAAGCGAGTTTGTCGTATGAGATGCATATTCGTTTGCTTTATCCAATGAGTGTCAAAAGAATTGATCTGCTATATAAAAAAGGCAAGTGGCAGTACGAAAATAAGGCCGGCAACAGTATAGTTATTAACGACATAAATGGTAACGTATATGACAAGGTATGGCTATGCTGCAACCTTCCTATATCCACCCCTCGCTACCTCTATATAAACGCAGATATAAGCAAAGGGGATAAGATGATAGATCATTTACCTTTATATATGTTTAAACTTCAAGCACAATAA
- a CDS encoding response regulator, which produces MNPLILIVDDEKSIRHFIKVALETQSYRCMEAENGLTAISLAASYSPDIMILDLGLPDIDGIDVIKKIREWSALDIIVVSARGHERQKVEALDAGADDYLTKPFSVPELLARIRVALRRENALERHEEGLLQPVFELDDLKVDFDKQKVTICDKDIHLTPTEYKLLALLIKHRGKVLTHMSIIKEIWGPYSVDDTQSLRVCMANIRRKIERDPAQPRYIITEVGVGYRFADE; this is translated from the coding sequence ATGAATCCATTGATACTGATAGTCGATGATGAAAAGTCAATCCGCCATTTTATAAAGGTTGCTCTGGAAACGCAGAGCTACCGGTGTATGGAGGCCGAGAACGGTTTGACGGCTATTTCGCTGGCCGCATCATATTCGCCCGATATCATGATCCTCGATTTAGGGCTTCCCGATATCGACGGCATTGACGTGATAAAAAAAATTCGCGAATGGTCTGCTTTGGACATTATAGTGGTTTCCGCACGCGGTCATGAACGCCAAAAAGTGGAAGCATTGGACGCGGGCGCCGATGATTATCTTACAAAGCCATTTAGCGTTCCCGAGCTTCTGGCACGCATAAGAGTGGCACTGCGGCGGGAAAATGCATTGGAGAGACACGAGGAAGGGCTGCTGCAGCCAGTGTTCGAATTGGACGATTTAAAAGTAGATTTCGACAAGCAGAAGGTCACTATCTGCGACAAGGATATACATCTTACGCCGACGGAATATAAACTGCTCGCGCTGCTCATTAAACATCGCGGCAAGGTATTGACGCACATGTCTATCATCAAAGAGATATGGGGCCCGTATTCTGTGGACGATACGCAATCCTTGCGTGTATGCATGGCTAATATCAGGAGAAAGATCGAAAGGGATCCGGCCCAACCGCGATATATTATAACCGAGGTGGGCGTGGGATACCGTTTCGCCGATGAGTAA
- a CDS encoding uroporphyrinogen decarboxylase family protein, giving the protein MTPKQRMVTAFKNQQPDMIPVAPDMSNMIPCRLTGKPFWDIYLYNNPPLSDAYIDAVKYFGFDGWSDKGGLGPSPASQCTYEHEILQKTDERIVRKTICRTPEGDLESTTVYYVADPPTVVEKYIKDIKKDLPKAKYLFPDPSQCSLEPLRLHMERMGDMGAVGGAVGIPGFQGWVDLIHGGVEAMTYMYYDYHDEIMELADIHHQYAVAYAKRLIEAGPDFILIGASGLLTLQSPSIFRELSLPSIKEITHMARQAGIPSHLHSCGKERWLVEVLSEETELDSIEPLEQPPMGDCDLAEIKQKFGRRIALKGNLHTTKTMLYGTPKDVKRECLKTILAAGEGGGFVLSTGDQCGRDTPDENIFTMVETAREFGRYPLDYDRISRELERLE; this is encoded by the coding sequence ATGACACCTAAGCAACGCATGGTGACCGCTTTCAAAAATCAACAGCCAGATATGATTCCGGTAGCACCGGATATGTCCAATATGATACCCTGCCGTCTCACAGGCAAGCCTTTCTGGGACATATACCTATACAATAATCCGCCGTTATCTGATGCTTATATCGATGCAGTAAAATACTTCGGCTTTGACGGATGGTCTGACAAGGGAGGGCTAGGCCCCAGTCCCGCCAGCCAATGCACTTATGAACATGAGATACTGCAAAAAACCGATGAACGTATAGTACGCAAGACCATTTGCCGTACGCCCGAAGGCGATTTGGAGTCCACTACTGTGTATTATGTAGCCGATCCACCTACCGTGGTAGAAAAATATATCAAGGATATCAAAAAGGACCTGCCCAAAGCCAAATATCTCTTTCCCGATCCGTCGCAGTGCAGCCTTGAACCACTGAGGCTTCATATGGAACGCATGGGCGATATGGGAGCAGTGGGCGGTGCGGTAGGCATACCCGGGTTTCAGGGCTGGGTAGACCTCATACATGGCGGTGTGGAGGCCATGACGTATATGTATTATGATTATCATGACGAGATAATGGAGCTGGCCGATATACACCATCAATACGCGGTGGCCTATGCCAAGCGCCTTATAGAAGCCGGACCAGATTTTATTCTCATAGGTGCTTCGGGGTTGCTGACGCTGCAATCACCTTCGATATTCCGCGAACTGAGCCTACCCAGCATAAAGGAGATCACCCATATGGCACGCCAGGCCGGCATACCTTCTCATCTGCATTCCTGCGGTAAAGAACGATGGCTGGTGGAAGTGCTGTCCGAAGAAACAGAGCTTGATTCCATAGAGCCGCTGGAACAGCCACCGATGGGCGACTGTGACCTGGCCGAGATAAAGCAGAAGTTCGGACGCCGAATAGCGTTAAAGGGTAACTTACATACGACCAAAACAATGCTCTACGGCACACCTAAGGACGTGAAGCGCGAGTGCCTCAAAACCATACTGGCAGCCGGAGAAGGCGGTGGATTCGTGCTGTCCACCGGTGACCAATGCGGCAGGGATACGCCGGATGAAAATATCTTTACGATGGTGGAGACTGCCAGAGAGTTCGGCAGATACCCGCTGGATTACGATAGAATTTCAAGAGAAC
- a CDS encoding DUF4118 domain-containing protein — translation MLKKHMDKQIYNDAVEFQHYCDLKPRNIILRALKNISIVIGIMIIATLISYGFRALGFHESNYIMIYILGVMIIASITDGYLYGIMASALSVLTFNYFFTEPYYTLLAYSPEYPVTFIIMLIVALITSTLAARIKHESQRAELREMRIRILYQIEKDLLAVKNIEQVAQVAAKDISKIFRLPVMLSLADMDGGLTIDHIEGDDIFNSYSEMMARTETFQSGNACGARTRLFADSRAYFQPISGQNGVLGVIGIGLGNADMLTEGQKSFIDTIATQIAPVLERERLYEKQQRAKIEMEHERLRSDLLRAISHDLRTPLTSILGSSSTVIENYDVLTDEMRRDFLQDIYDDAEWLSILVENILSMTRFSEGRIELKKEMEAVEEIVAEAVSRVNKRAKQHEISVSVPKELIMIPVDGILIEQVLINLLDNALKYTLPDSKINVSVKKEDGKVMFQVSDNGPGIPEEELPFIFNRFYTKNLNNTSRPGMGLGLAICKSIVEAHGGEISADNDPAGGAVFRFTIPIREEDHESIDTDSR, via the coding sequence ATGTTAAAAAAACATATGGATAAGCAAATATATAACGACGCTGTTGAGTTTCAGCATTATTGCGATTTAAAACCGCGAAATATTATTTTGAGGGCGCTTAAAAATATTTCTATCGTTATAGGTATAATGATAATTGCGACCCTGATCTCATATGGATTTAGGGCGCTTGGTTTTCATGAGTCAAACTATATCATGATATATATACTTGGCGTCATGATTATCGCAAGCATAACGGATGGCTATCTTTATGGCATAATGGCTTCGGCGTTAAGTGTGCTTACTTTTAACTATTTTTTTACCGAACCCTATTATACGCTGCTCGCGTATAGCCCGGAATACCCTGTGACATTTATCATCATGCTTATCGTAGCGCTTATCACAAGTACTTTAGCCGCGCGAATAAAACATGAATCGCAGCGCGCCGAGTTACGGGAAATGAGGATTCGAATACTGTATCAGATTGAGAAAGATCTACTCGCCGTAAAAAACATCGAACAGGTTGCGCAGGTTGCGGCCAAAGATATCTCGAAGATCTTCAGGTTACCTGTAATGCTCTCTCTCGCCGACATGGACGGAGGTCTCACGATTGACCATATCGAAGGCGATGATATATTTAATTCGTATTCTGAGATGATGGCTCGCACGGAAACCTTTCAATCAGGGAATGCATGCGGCGCGAGGACACGGCTTTTTGCAGACAGTCGGGCATATTTCCAACCTATCAGCGGCCAAAATGGCGTGCTTGGGGTTATCGGCATTGGTTTGGGCAACGCGGATATGCTCACCGAAGGCCAGAAATCTTTTATCGATACTATAGCGACTCAAATTGCGCCCGTATTGGAGCGCGAACGATTATATGAAAAACAGCAACGGGCCAAAATAGAAATGGAGCATGAAAGACTGCGAAGCGACTTGCTTAGGGCAATATCGCACGATTTACGAACTCCTTTGACCAGCATTTTAGGATCATCGAGTACAGTTATAGAAAATTATGATGTCCTAACCGACGAAATGAGGCGAGATTTTCTGCAGGATATATACGACGACGCCGAATGGCTTAGCATTTTAGTGGAAAATATCCTGAGCATGACCCGTTTCTCGGAAGGAAGAATCGAGCTTAAAAAGGAAATGGAAGCGGTCGAGGAAATAGTGGCCGAAGCGGTTTCGCGCGTCAACAAGAGGGCAAAGCAGCATGAGATTTCAGTGTCTGTTCCAAAAGAACTAATAATGATACCGGTTGACGGGATACTGATCGAGCAGGTCCTCATAAATCTTCTCGATAACGCATTAAAATATACGTTGCCCGATTCTAAGATAAATGTGTCGGTAAAAAAGGAAGACGGCAAAGTGATGTTTCAAGTAAGCGATAATGGGCCCGGCATCCCGGAAGAGGAACTTCCTTTTATCTTTAACAGATTTTATACAAAAAATCTCAATAATACGAGCAGGCCCGGTATGGGCCTAGGGCTCGCGATCTGTAAGTCGATTGTGGAAGCGCATGGGGGCGAAATCTCCGCCGATAATGATCCTGCGGGCGGAGCGGTATTCAGGTTTACGATACCAATAAGGGAGGAAGATCATGAATCCATTGATACTGATAGTCGATGA